The bacterium genome includes the window CCCTCCCACCTCCAGGTACCCGAGGAAGGCGCGCTCCAAGGCCGAGCGATCCTTCGAGGCCAGGAAATCTGGGCGCGCGGGGGGTGCAACTCCCTGGTGCCGTAGAGTTTCCTCGAAGCTGAAGGGATGGAGAAGCACCTCCCATGCCCGACCTCGCAGTGCGGTGGCGATCTCACGGGAAAGCAGGGCGGCAGAGGAGCCGGTCACGAAGACCTCCACCCGCTCGGCATCGAGGAGCCGTCGGATGAAGCGCTCCCAGCCCGGAACGACCTGGATCTCGTCGAAGCACCACGTCACGGTCTTGCTGCCGCGCGCCTCCGGGTAGCGACGGTAGTAGTGCTCCACCAACGGGTGCAGGTGCTCGGCGGTCAGACCCGCCAGGCGTTCGTCCTCGAAGTTCACATAGGGCAGTGCCGACCGCTCTGTCCCGGCCTCCAGCCGCTCGCGTCGCAGCTGGTGAAGGAAGGTGGTCTTGCCGGCTCGGCGCATGCCCACCACTGCCGTGGCCTTCCCGGGAAAATGGACCGTTCCGGAAACCCGTCGCGGCGTCGCTTCGGGCACGGGCGCCACGAGGGAGTCTGCCAGCTTCTCATCGAGGAGGGCATCGAAAGCGCGAGGCGGATCGGGCAGCACGGAAATATAATCTCCTTCCTAGAAGGCGAATGTCAACGAATTAGGTCCCTCTGCGAAGGAGAAATATGCCGGATTCACGCCCCGGCACCACTCTTGTTGTCGAGCACTGAACTAGATCCATCACTGATTTCGATTCTAGTCGATTTCGCTAATATTGAGTCATGGCTGAAGGCATCTATTTCCCCCTTGGGAACCGAGACGCTGCCAGGAGCGCAGCGCTCGATTGGAAGCCAGAGCTCGCTGCCGCCCTTTCGGCCGCGGACCGTGCCGTCGGCCAGCTTCACGGTGCGGCGAAATGGCTCCCCAGTGCGCGCCAGATCGCCCATCTCTTTGCGCACAAAGAGGCTGAGTTCTCGAGCCGGATCGAAGGGACCCAGACGACTCTCGGTGAGCTGTTGGCGGTGGAGGCCGGGGCTTCGGTTGCGCGCCGCTCTGCCAACCTTCGCGAGGTCGCCAACCACGTGATGGCTCTGGAGTACGGGATCGCGCGCCTGGCCGAGCTGCCCCTCTCGCTCCGCCTGGTCCGGGAGCTGCACGCTCGGCTGATGGACGGCGTGCGAGGCGGCGACGCCCATCCGGGAGAATTCCGGCGCGTCCAGAACTGGATCGGGCCGCCCGGGTGCGGGGTCGAGGATGCCACGTTCGTCCCGCCGCCTCGGAACGAACTCCCGCAGTTGCTCGGCGAGTGGGAATCCTTCCTCCACGACCGAACGCTCCCGCCGCTCGTCCAGATCGCGCTAGCCCACCATCAGTTCGAGGAGATTCATCCTTTCCTGGACGGAAATGGGCGCGTAGGGAGGCTTCTGATCACGCTCTTTCTGGTGGAGCGCGACATCCTGCCAACCCCATTGCTTTACCTGAGCGCGTTCTTCGAAGCGACGCGCCCGGAGTACTACCGGCGGCTTCAAGCGGTCCGAGACGAGGGCGACTGGCAGGGCTGGCTGCTCTACTTCCTGCGCGGCGTCGCGTGGCAGGCGGAAGACGCGGTGCGGCGTGCCGAGCGGATCAACGAGTTCGTGACTGGCTGGCGGACGTTAGCGGCCGGGTCTGCGTCGACTGCCGTACCGAAGCTGGTCGACCTCCTGGCGGAGAACCCGTACTGGACGGTGAAGCGGGCGGCCGAGCGGCTCGACGTCGCGTACACGACCGCTCAGCGTGCGATCGAGAGACTGGTCGAGGCCGGTGTCATGCAGCAGGTCGGCGAGGCAAAGCGCAATCGGATCTTCTGCGCGACGGAGATCCTTGCGGTGCTCGAAGAGCCGACTCGGCTCGACGCGGAGCCGAGATAGACCCAGCTCACCACGCCAGAGCTGCGCTTCGAAGTGAGTCAGTCGCAAGTCACTCGCGAACCGCGCTGTCGCCACCCCTTCATTGGAATCGCCACGAAATCGGGTACTTGGGGCGCAACAGACTTGCTCTTATCTTGCCGTAGACCGATCCGAGCGAAGCCCGCACCTTACGCCAAAGAACAGCTCCTCCGAAGCAGCTCGGGCGAACAGCAGGAGAACATTGGGAGCCGGTGGAGACCGTTTCCCCTCGGCAAGTTGCCCGCGATCTACGGCAAGATAAGAGAGGGCCGCTCTTGCCGTA containing:
- a CDS encoding Fic family protein, with product MAEGIYFPLGNRDAARSAALDWKPELAAALSAADRAVGQLHGAAKWLPSARQIAHLFAHKEAEFSSRIEGTQTTLGELLAVEAGASVARRSANLREVANHVMALEYGIARLAELPLSLRLVRELHARLMDGVRGGDAHPGEFRRVQNWIGPPGCGVEDATFVPPPRNELPQLLGEWESFLHDRTLPPLVQIALAHHQFEEIHPFLDGNGRVGRLLITLFLVERDILPTPLLYLSAFFEATRPEYYRRLQAVRDEGDWQGWLLYFLRGVAWQAEDAVRRAERINEFVTGWRTLAAGSASTAVPKLVDLLAENPYWTVKRAAERLDVAYTTAQRAIERLVEAGVMQQVGEAKRNRIFCATEILAVLEEPTRLDAEPR